GGGGCCGGGGCGTGATCCGGCCTTTCGTCCCGGCAGACGCGCCCGCCTGGGTGGCGCTGTCGAATCTCGTGCTGGGCCGCGCGGTTACCCTGGAGTCTTTTCAGGCGGAGGAGGCCCGCCGCGATCCGGCGAAGCCCAGCCGCCGCTGGGTCTGGGAACGCGGGGAAGAGCTGCGGGGAGGCGCGCACCTGTACGCCTTTCCCTTCGATCCGCCGGGCTCCTTGCACGTCAGCCTGTTCGTTCACCCGGACGCGCGGGGCTGGGGCGGAGGAAGTGCGCTGTGGCAGGCCGTGGAGCAGGCCGCCGCAGAAACAGGAGCGGCCGGACTCGCCGCCGACGTGCTCGATACCGACCCGGGCAGCCTGGGCTGGGCCGAGCGCCGCGGCTTTCGGCAGCACGCCCACCGTTTCGCCTCCGAACTCGACCTGACGGCCTTCGACGAGAGACCACACCTCGCGGCGCTGGCCCGGGTGCAGGCGCAAGGGGTGACCTTCACCGATCTGGTGGGGGCCGACGCGGCGACCCTGGACCGCTACCTGCATTTCGTGGCGGACCGCCTGACCGAGACGCCCGATCTCGCCGGGCATCCGCGTTGGCCCCTGGAGCAGGTGCGCGGGATCCTGCACCTGGACCACGACCCACGCCCCGACTGGCTGGTGCTGGCGGTGGGGCCGGACGGGCGGTGGCTGGGCACGACCGCGATGGTCCGCTACCGCGCCCTGGCCTACAACGAACTCACGGCGGTCCATCCGGCGGCGCGGGGACGGGGGCTGGCGCTGCCGCTCAAGCTGCACGTGGTCCGGCGGGCGCGGGAGGCGGCGCTGGCCGTGATGCGCACCAACAACCACGCCGCCAACGCGCCCATGCTGGCCGTCAACCGCCGCCTGGGATTCGTGGCCCAGCCGGGACGGTACGAGCTGCACCGGACCCCGGAGGCTACCTCCGGCGTTTGAAGGGGTTCCAGCGCCCGCCCGCACCCTCCGGCTCCGGTTCAAGGGCCGCCGCCAGCCGGGCGCAGGGGGCAGAGGGGCCGTGGCGCCCGATCTGCCGGGGCGTGGGGGCCTCGTCCGGCAGGCTCTCGTGCGCCGACGGGTCCTCGCCCAGGCTGTCCAGCAGAGCGCCGCGCAGCGCGTCGGCACTCGGGCGGTCGGGGGGCCGCTTGGCGAGGGCAAGTTCGGCCAGGCGCGCCACGGGCCGGGGCACCTCGGGGTTCAGAAAGGACAGCGGCGGCGCAAAGCGGGTCAGGTGCGCGCCCATCAGGTCCTGGTAGCTCTCGCCCTGGTGGGGCCGCTCGCCGCCCAGCAGCTCGTAGGCCAGGATGCCCAGGCTGTATACGTCGCTGGCGGGGCTGCTGCTCCCCCCCCGGTAGATCTCGGGCGCCATGTAAAAGGGACTGCCGCTCGCCTCGCCCCCCTGCGCGCTGAAGTAGGCGCTGCCCAGGTCGCCCAGCGCCGCGCGCCCGCCTTCCAGATACACGTTCTGGGTCTTCACGTCCTGGTGAACGGCGCCCAGGCGGTGCAGGTGCGCCAGACCGGACGCCACGTCGGCCAGCACCCGCAGGGCGTTCTCCAGCGGCAGCCGCGTGCCGGGCTGACGCTCCAGCACGTCGCTGAGGGCGCCTCCCGGGTAGTAGTGCAGCGCCACGAAGGCCCGGGGACCAAAGGCCGTCCCCGCATACCCGCGCACCAGCCGGGGATGACGGAACTGAAGGGTCAGCCGGACCTCGTTGCCGAAGCGGGCGGCGGCTTCCGGCGTCCCCAGCGTCTCTTCCAGCGGAATCTTGAGCGCCACCTGCCGCCCCTCGGGGTCCCGCGCCAGATGCACCAGAGACGTGTGGCCGCGCCCCAGCAGATGCAGGAGCTTGTAACCGGGAATGGAGCGGGCAGGGGTCATAGGAAGAAATCCGGGGCGTGGAGAGAAGGGCGCAAGCCTTCCGGGTCAGGCCCGAGTCTGCCCAGCCTAGCGGGGTCGCTGTCACGCAACTCTGTCCGGCGGGTGAAACCAGGCTTCCATTAAGCTGGCTTAAAGAAAGGGGCGAGCGCCACCTCGCCAGACCAAACTGAAGGGAGGAAAGCGGCCGAGCTGGCCCCTGCTGTTCCTCCCTCCAGTCCGGTTCATCCGGAGTGTCGCTGGTTGCGCCTGCTACTCGTCGTCTCCGGCGTCCTCGGCGGCGCGTTTGCCCGCCATCCACTCCAGACCCGCCCACATCAGGTCGTCGAGGTCGCCGTCGAGCACCTCGTCGGGGTTGTGCTTCATCAGGCCGGTGCGGTGGTCCTTGACGTACT
The sequence above is a segment of the Deinococcus budaensis genome. Coding sequences within it:
- a CDS encoding GNAT family N-acetyltransferase; protein product: MIRPFVPADAPAWVALSNLVLGRAVTLESFQAEEARRDPAKPSRRWVWERGEELRGGAHLYAFPFDPPGSLHVSLFVHPDARGWGGGSALWQAVEQAAAETGAAGLAADVLDTDPGSLGWAERRGFRQHAHRFASELDLTAFDERPHLAALARVQAQGVTFTDLVGADAATLDRYLHFVADRLTETPDLAGHPRWPLEQVRGILHLDHDPRPDWLVLAVGPDGRWLGTTAMVRYRALAYNELTAVHPAARGRGLALPLKLHVVRRAREAALAVMRTNNHAANAPMLAVNRRLGFVAQPGRYELHRTPEATSGV
- a CDS encoding serine/threonine-protein kinase → MTPARSIPGYKLLHLLGRGHTSLVHLARDPEGRQVALKIPLEETLGTPEAAARFGNEVRLTLQFRHPRLVRGYAGTAFGPRAFVALHYYPGGALSDVLERQPGTRLPLENALRVLADVASGLAHLHRLGAVHQDVKTQNVYLEGGRAALGDLGSAYFSAQGGEASGSPFYMAPEIYRGGSSSPASDVYSLGILAYELLGGERPHQGESYQDLMGAHLTRFAPPLSFLNPEVPRPVARLAELALAKRPPDRPSADALRGALLDSLGEDPSAHESLPDEAPTPRQIGRHGPSAPCARLAAALEPEPEGAGGRWNPFKRRR